From Pirellulales bacterium, one genomic window encodes:
- a CDS encoding membrane or secreted protein, with protein MAHSLLRRSALAACLALAGCAGEATPRLAAPGTVQFQRDRAEFFDPYPQNEYGPTVLGGRPKDFDRPAPEATRSRWFSTWLRGG; from the coding sequence ATGGCCCACTCGTTATTGCGCCGTAGTGCGCTGGCGGCCTGTTTGGCGTTGGCCGGATGCGCGGGCGAGGCGACGCCCCGGCTGGCAGCTCCTGGTACCGTACAGTTCCAGCGCGACCGGGCCGAATTCTTCGATCCGTATCCCCAGAACGAGTACGGCCCCACGGTCTTGGGCGGGCGGCCGAAGGATTTCGATCGTCCGGCGCCCGAGGCCACGCGCTCGCGCTGGTTTTCGACCTGGCTGCGCGGCGGTTGA
- a CDS encoding alkaline phosphatase family protein — protein sequence MPDIVVLLSLPGLRSQDLSSMPVLQRLAATGEVSQLVPSFPAVTCPVQANMTTGQLPHEHGVIGNGFYYRERHEFELWTAWNECIERPQIWDVLHKERPGVTSAIWFPLHSKGAGADYICTPAPIHNPDGSESLWCYTRPTELYGQLRDQLEHFPLWHFWGPQANVASSRWIAESAVIAAQRFQPHFFYIYLPHLDYAAQKHGPDSPEAQQALGELDAVLAPLVAGIEAAYSPAQPLWLVASEYAIVPVEHVSYPNRVLRNAGLLRVRDAGAGELIDLATTPAWCLADHQLGHVYVADTADVERVAALFRGQPGIAEVLVGRERGKYDVDHPRSGEVVLISTPQSWQAYYYWLDDARAPAFARLVDIHQKPGYDPVELHLDLTTHSIPLDATLIRGSHGAPARTNEQRGIIISSQRGTLVGHALADTDVFDLVLRQYGI from the coding sequence ATGCCTGATATCGTCGTCTTGCTTTCCCTCCCCGGATTGCGGAGCCAAGATCTGTCCTCGATGCCGGTTCTCCAGCGATTGGCGGCCACGGGCGAGGTGTCGCAGCTTGTACCGAGCTTTCCAGCGGTCACCTGCCCGGTGCAGGCCAATATGACCACTGGCCAGTTGCCCCACGAGCACGGCGTGATCGGCAACGGGTTCTACTATCGCGAACGGCACGAGTTCGAATTGTGGACGGCCTGGAACGAGTGCATCGAACGGCCGCAGATTTGGGACGTGCTGCACAAAGAGCGGCCCGGCGTGACCAGCGCGATCTGGTTTCCGCTGCATAGCAAGGGTGCCGGCGCCGACTACATCTGCACGCCGGCGCCGATTCACAACCCCGACGGCTCCGAGTCGCTGTGGTGCTATACCCGCCCGACCGAGCTGTATGGTCAGCTACGCGACCAGCTCGAGCACTTTCCGCTTTGGCATTTCTGGGGGCCACAGGCCAATGTCGCGTCGAGCCGATGGATCGCCGAAAGCGCGGTCATCGCGGCACAGCGGTTCCAGCCGCATTTCTTCTACATCTATCTGCCCCACCTCGACTATGCGGCGCAAAAGCACGGGCCTGACAGCCCCGAGGCCCAGCAGGCGCTCGGCGAACTCGACGCCGTCTTGGCGCCGCTCGTGGCGGGCATCGAAGCCGCGTATTCCCCCGCACAGCCGCTGTGGCTCGTGGCGAGCGAATACGCGATCGTGCCGGTCGAGCACGTGAGCTATCCCAATCGTGTGCTGCGCAATGCCGGGCTGCTCCGGGTTCGCGATGCGGGGGCAGGCGAGCTGATCGACTTGGCGACGACGCCGGCATGGTGTCTGGCCGATCATCAGCTCGGTCACGTCTATGTGGCTGACACGGCAGACGTCGAGCGCGTGGCGGCGCTGTTTCGGGGCCAGCCGGGCATTGCCGAAGTGCTGGTCGGTCGCGAGCGCGGCAAATACGATGTCGACCATCCACGCAGCGGCGAGGTAGTGCTCATCTCGACGCCGCAAAGCTGGCAGGCCTATTACTACTGGCTCGACGATGCCCGCGCCCCCGCGTTCGCCCGGCTGGTCGACATCCATCAAAAGCCCGGCTACGACCCGGTCGAACTACATCTCGACCTGACAACGCACAGCATTCCGCTCGACGCGACGCTGATTCGCGGTTCGCACGGCGCGCCGGCTCGGACCAACGAGCAGCGCGGGATCATCATTTCCTCGCAACGCGGCACGCTCGTGGGCCATGCGTTGGCCGACACCGACGTTTTCGACCTCGTACTGCGGCAATACGGCATCTAG
- a CDS encoding glycoside hydrolase family 127 protein, whose protein sequence is MRVSLGATPWLLCTWAAVQALAAPVVAAAVDYPIRPAPFQDVTINGGFWLPRLEANRRTTVRYDFQKCEDTGRIANFAKAAGLETGKFQGICYDDSDVFKVIEGASYTLAVSPDPQLDAYLDGLIAKIAAAQEPDGYLYTARTLGATGFMTGRERWSNLRVSHELYNVGHLYEAAVAHWQATGKRTLLDVAIKSADLVARTFGPGEGQRVDVPGHEEIEIGLVKLYRATGEPRYLSTARFFVDARGRKQGRRGLYGPYAQDHEPITDQALAVGHAVRAGYFYAGVADVAALTGEAAYIRAIDRLWEDIVARKLYLTGGLGARAEGEAFGEAYELPNATAYNETCAAIANALFQQRLFLLHGDAKYIDVLERVLYNGFLAGVSLSGDRFFYPNPLASAGDARKEWFTTSCCPVNVVRFLPSLAGFAYASRDDHLFVNLFLDSRARLPLGDRTVELVQRTEYPWSERVCIEILPTDGADASFALHVRIPGWAQGHPVPSNLYRYLDDTPVGWSLAVNGQAVEHRLEQGFAVVQRAWRQGDRVELELPMPVRRVVAHERVADDQGRLAVERGPVVYCAEAVDQPDRKVAHVVVPDDAEFSIEHRPDLLGGVDVLSAAVRAAHRAADGTTEIRPAVLTAIPYYAWAHRERGEMAVWLARDPGVARPLPAATLASRAAASASHTWQRDTTAALNDQVEPSKSADDQIARFTWWDHRGSQEWVQYDLAATSAVARAAVYWFDDTGTGHCKVPASWRLVYRDGDAWRPVELQAGSAYATAVDRYNEIQFAPVETNAVRLEVQLQDGMSAGILEWRLE, encoded by the coding sequence ATGCGCGTGTCCCTGGGTGCGACGCCGTGGTTGCTGTGCACCTGGGCTGCGGTCCAAGCGTTGGCCGCGCCCGTCGTGGCCGCCGCAGTCGACTATCCGATCCGGCCGGCGCCGTTTCAGGACGTCACGATCAACGGCGGGTTTTGGCTACCGCGGCTCGAGGCCAATCGCCGAACAACGGTCCGCTACGATTTTCAGAAATGCGAAGATACCGGCCGCATTGCCAATTTCGCCAAGGCGGCGGGGCTCGAAACGGGCAAGTTCCAAGGCATTTGCTACGACGATTCGGACGTCTTCAAGGTGATCGAAGGGGCCTCCTACACGCTCGCCGTGTCGCCCGATCCGCAACTCGACGCCTACCTCGACGGTTTGATCGCCAAGATCGCCGCTGCGCAGGAGCCGGACGGCTATCTGTACACGGCCCGCACGTTGGGCGCGACGGGATTCATGACCGGACGCGAGCGCTGGTCGAACTTGCGGGTCAGCCATGAGCTTTACAACGTCGGTCATCTGTACGAAGCGGCCGTGGCTCATTGGCAGGCCACGGGCAAACGCACGCTGCTCGATGTGGCGATCAAGAGCGCTGACCTTGTGGCCCGCACTTTCGGTCCCGGCGAGGGCCAACGCGTCGACGTCCCGGGCCATGAAGAGATCGAGATCGGCCTGGTCAAGCTGTATCGGGCGACGGGCGAGCCCCGGTATCTGAGCACGGCGCGGTTCTTTGTCGACGCGCGCGGACGCAAGCAGGGCCGCCGCGGCTTGTACGGCCCCTACGCGCAAGACCACGAACCGATCACCGATCAAGCGCTGGCCGTCGGCCACGCGGTCCGCGCGGGCTACTTCTACGCAGGGGTCGCCGACGTCGCGGCCCTGACCGGCGAAGCCGCTTATATCCGCGCCATCGACCGGCTGTGGGAAGACATCGTAGCGCGCAAGCTCTATCTCACCGGCGGCCTTGGCGCGCGGGCCGAAGGCGAGGCATTCGGCGAAGCCTATGAACTGCCCAACGCGACGGCCTACAACGAAACCTGCGCGGCCATCGCTAACGCGCTGTTCCAACAGCGGTTGTTCCTCCTGCACGGCGACGCCAAGTACATCGACGTGCTGGAGCGCGTCCTTTACAACGGCTTCCTGGCCGGTGTATCGCTGTCCGGCGATCGCTTCTTCTATCCGAATCCGCTGGCCAGCGCCGGCGACGCGCGCAAGGAATGGTTCACGACGTCCTGCTGCCCAGTCAACGTCGTGCGTTTCTTGCCCTCGCTGGCGGGATTTGCCTATGCCAGCCGGGACGACCATCTGTTCGTCAATCTGTTTCTCGACAGCCGGGCCAGGCTGCCGCTGGGCGATCGCACCGTCGAACTGGTTCAGCGGACCGAGTATCCCTGGTCAGAGCGAGTGTGCATCGAAATCTTGCCCACCGATGGCGCCGATGCGAGCTTTGCGCTCCACGTGCGCATTCCCGGCTGGGCGCAGGGGCATCCGGTTCCCAGCAATCTATATCGGTATCTGGATGACACTCCCGTCGGCTGGTCGCTGGCGGTCAATGGCCAAGCGGTCGAGCATCGCCTCGAACAGGGGTTTGCCGTCGTCCAGCGCGCGTGGCGCCAGGGCGATCGCGTCGAACTGGAGCTGCCGATGCCCGTGCGCCGCGTCGTGGCCCACGAACGAGTTGCCGACGACCAAGGGCGCCTGGCCGTGGAACGCGGACCTGTGGTCTATTGCGCCGAGGCGGTCGACCAGCCCGATCGCAAAGTTGCCCACGTCGTGGTGCCCGACGACGCGGAGTTCAGCATCGAACATCGCCCCGACTTGCTCGGTGGCGTCGACGTGCTGAGCGCAGCGGTCCGGGCGGCGCATCGGGCGGCGGACGGTACGACGGAGATCCGGCCCGCCGTTTTGACGGCCATCCCCTATTACGCGTGGGCCCACCGCGAACGGGGCGAAATGGCCGTGTGGCTGGCGCGCGACCCGGGCGTCGCGCGGCCGCTGCCCGCGGCGACCTTGGCGTCACGAGCCGCTGCGTCGGCATCGCATACCTGGCAGCGCGACACAACGGCTGCGCTCAACGATCAGGTCGAGCCCAGCAAGTCGGCCGACGATCAGATCGCCAGATTCACCTGGTGGGATCATCGCGGCAGCCAGGAATGGGTGCAGTATGACCTGGCAGCGACCAGCGCGGTTGCGCGTGCGGCAGTCTACTGGTTCGACGACACGGGAACTGGACATTGCAAGGTGCCCGCGTCGTGGCGACTGGTCTATCGCGACGGCGATGCCTGGCGGCCCGTCGAGTTGCAAGCCGGCTCGGCGTACGCGACAGCCGTCGATCGCTACAACGAGATTCAATTCGCCCCGGTCGAGACGAACGCCGTCAGGCTCGAGGTTCAATTGCAAGACGGCATGTCGGCCGGAATCCTCGAATGGCGGCTCGAGTAG
- a CDS encoding UbiA family prenyltransferase: MTPDETTSAPRRPAAHSATVLAYLQLGRVPNVFTALADVLLGWFMVERAPQPSATLAALLLASACLYTSGMVLNDAYDADVDARERPRRPIPSQRVRRRLAFQLGFALLALGAAAGCAVSLLEQSWAPACVAGALALVIYAYDRGLKHTPLGPWAMGACRGLNVLLGMSPGAESWHAPHYLVAGGLTIYIAGVTLFARQEAQQSRREGLVMALAVMLAGLGLLACLPRIVAADVRADIVAERWWLLLSLVAAPIAMRCLLAIFQPDPRHVMMAVKTGIVSIILLDATLCAWLRGMGPAVVIATLVFPTLALGRWVYST; encoded by the coding sequence GTGACACCCGACGAAACTACGTCTGCGCCGCGTCGGCCTGCTGCTCACTCGGCGACCGTGCTGGCCTACCTGCAACTCGGCCGCGTTCCCAACGTGTTTACGGCCCTGGCCGACGTGTTGCTGGGCTGGTTCATGGTCGAGCGCGCGCCACAGCCGTCTGCGACGCTGGCGGCTTTGCTCCTGGCATCGGCGTGCCTGTATACGTCGGGCATGGTCCTGAACGACGCGTACGACGCCGACGTCGATGCGCGCGAGCGGCCGCGGCGGCCGATTCCCTCGCAGCGTGTCCGCAGGCGTTTGGCCTTTCAGTTAGGATTTGCCTTGCTCGCGCTGGGCGCGGCGGCCGGATGCGCCGTGTCGCTCCTCGAGCAAAGCTGGGCGCCGGCCTGCGTCGCAGGCGCGCTCGCGCTGGTGATTTACGCCTACGACCGCGGGTTGAAGCACACACCGTTGGGCCCCTGGGCCATGGGGGCATGTCGCGGACTGAATGTGCTCTTGGGAATGAGCCCAGGTGCCGAGTCGTGGCACGCGCCGCATTACCTGGTTGCCGGCGGTTTGACGATCTATATCGCCGGCGTCACCCTGTTCGCGCGCCAAGAGGCCCAGCAGAGTCGCCGCGAGGGTCTCGTGATGGCGCTGGCCGTCATGTTGGCGGGACTCGGTCTGCTGGCGTGCCTGCCTCGAATCGTCGCGGCCGACGTGCGCGCGGACATTGTCGCTGAACGCTGGTGGCTGCTCTTGTCGCTGGTCGCGGCGCCGATCGCAATGCGCTGCCTGTTGGCCATTTTCCAGCCCGACCCGCGGCATGTGATGATGGCCGTGAAGACGGGCATCGTCTCGATCATTCTGCTGGATGCAACGCTTTGCGCTTGGCTGCGCGGCATGGGCCCCGCCGTGGTCATTGCCACCTTGGTATTTCCCACCTTGGCCCTGGGCCGGTGGGTTTATTCGACCTGA
- a CDS encoding sugar phosphate isomerase/epimerase: MQLAFSSNAFLRYPIDETLRTIAELGYQGVEILADVPHAWPAGLLPCQVDNIRALLDEHGLKISNINAFMMNAVADPRQPYWHPSWIEPDPHYRAIRREHTKRALRLARELGAPHITTEPGGPIAPGQSWDAAASVFYDELMPCLELAEELQVGFLIEPEPDLMIERFEEYLRFVERIDSPQLGLNFDIGHAFCVGEAPEEWVARMQPHTRHYHFEDIAATRVHRHLIPGHGAIDFTATLRAIAASGYRGWLTVELYPYLDSPRAAAAEAREFLLRAMAQTGIPSAS, encoded by the coding sequence TTGCAGCTAGCCTTTAGTTCCAACGCGTTTCTCCGTTACCCGATCGACGAAACGCTGCGTACGATCGCCGAGCTCGGCTACCAGGGCGTGGAGATTCTGGCCGACGTACCGCATGCCTGGCCCGCGGGGTTGCTGCCGTGCCAGGTCGACAACATTCGGGCCCTGCTCGACGAGCATGGACTGAAGATCTCTAACATCAACGCGTTCATGATGAACGCCGTGGCTGATCCGAGGCAGCCCTACTGGCATCCTTCTTGGATCGAGCCCGATCCGCACTACCGGGCCATCCGCCGCGAGCACACCAAACGGGCCCTGCGATTGGCTCGGGAGCTGGGTGCCCCGCACATTACGACCGAGCCCGGCGGCCCGATCGCCCCGGGACAAAGCTGGGACGCCGCGGCAAGCGTCTTTTACGACGAGTTGATGCCTTGCCTGGAGCTGGCCGAAGAATTGCAGGTGGGCTTCCTCATCGAGCCGGAGCCCGACTTGATGATTGAGCGTTTCGAAGAGTATCTCCGGTTCGTCGAGCGCATCGACTCGCCGCAATTGGGCCTCAACTTCGATATTGGTCACGCGTTCTGCGTCGGCGAGGCGCCTGAGGAATGGGTCGCCAGGATGCAACCGCATACGCGGCACTACCATTTCGAGGACATTGCCGCGACGCGCGTGCACCGGCACTTGATCCCCGGTCACGGCGCGATTGATTTTACGGCGACGCTGCGGGCCATCGCCGCGAGCGGCTACCGCGGTTGGTTGACCGTCGAGCTGTATCCCTATCTCGACAGCCCCCGGGCCGCGGCGGCCGAGGCGCGGGAATTCTTGCTCCGGGCCATGGCTCAGACGGGCATTCCCTCGGCAAGCTAG